Proteins encoded together in one Impatiens glandulifera chromosome 1, dImpGla2.1, whole genome shotgun sequence window:
- the LOC124913946 gene encoding probable LRR receptor-like protein kinase At1g51890, giving the protein MSMGGLVEQRERDESFSLTGFISLDCGRSNGYTDRDTGLRYNSDNNFIDTGVSHIIAPEHQSNSLYQQFMYVRNFPKGTRNCYTLKVPAQANGSRTTFLIRGRFMYGNYDNNHSLPSFDLHIGVDIWDTVLIYNESVPIRKEIIYVPNSDFIQVCLINTNSGIPFISALEIRPMNDTIYKKDYSLKYYRRFDLASSTINLYRYKDDIYDRIWLPWVHEDNTSLATASPVMANKYQIPNAVMNTANIPKNPNDSLVFSWNPDNINDQFYLYLHFAELNPFASSREFNIYVNGKSLLDEPYSPKYLQTETHELRIDVRSNYTVSLNRTKNSTLPPLLNAIELYTIKQAFKSQTNDEDVGGIMGIKSTYKVLKNNNWQGDPCGPPPFFWDGIICSYKGFNPPQIISLNLSSSGLSGEISPFIQNLTSLKTLYEFKGKQLDMSNAIVTSSKDKEFKGNSTTTTTPRKKRSGSHTVIVVIAASVGGFFFLLLAASIIFYCIRRKRKQSTTTTIVQSSTISSRQSHDKDLISSNIELKNCQFSYSEILKITNNFQRVLGKGGFGTVYQGYVGNTPVAVKMISLSSTKGYKQFQAEAKFLVSVNHKNLTSVLGYCDQDDKMGLVYEFMEKGNLETNLSERSSQILNWEERLQIAVGAAQGLEYLHNGCKPMIIHRDVKSSNILLNGKFEAKLVDFGLSKTIPVDESNHVSTVVVGTPGYNDPDFFAKSQYLLFAHYNKFSYMLIDFLVSRYIVTNRLTEKSDVYSFGIVLLEILTGKPAVLRNQENAHIIIWVGAMISTGDATQIADQRLRENFDTNCFWKLVELAMACVSRESVRRPNMTQVVMELKECLASEIARHNTISRGSMSGGFKSIGAASDGMGPLAR; this is encoded by the exons ATGTCCATGGGGGGTTTAGTTGAACAAAGGGAAAGAGATGAAAg CTTTTCTCTTACAGGATTCATAAGCTTAGATTGTGGCAGATCTAATGGATACACGGACAGGGATACTGGATTGAGATATAATTCAGACAATAACTTCATCGACACAGGAGTAAGCCATATAATCGCCCCAGAACACCAATCGAACTCATTGTATCAACAGTTCATGTATGTTAGAAACTTCCCCAAAGGAACTAGAAACTGCTACACTTTAAAGGTACCAGCTCAGGCCAATGGATCAAGAACAACATTCCTAATAAGGGGAAGATTCATGTATGGAAACTACGACAACAATCATTCCCTTCCTAGTTTTGATCTTCATATCGGAGTTGACATTTGGGACACGGTGCTAATTTACAACGAATCTGTTCCAATAAGAAAGGAGATCATTTATGTACCAAACTCAGATTTTATTCAAGTTTGTCTTATCAATACCAACTCTGGGATCCCTTTCATATCAGCTCTAGAGATAAGGCCTATGAATGATACCATTTACAAGAAGGATTATTCTTTGAAATATTATAGAAGATTTGACTTGGCTTCATCTACTATTAACTTGTATAG GTATAAAGATGACATCTATGACCGAATATGGCTGCCCTGGGTCCATGAGGACAACACTAGTCTTGCCACTGCGTCGCCGGTCATGGCTAATAAATACCAGATCCCTAACGCTGTTATGAATACTGCCAACATTCCCAAAAATCCAAATGATTCCTTAGTTTTTTCGTGGAATCCAGATAATATTAACGATCAATTTTATCTTTACTTACACTTTGCGGAGCTTAATCCTTTTGCCTCGAGTAGAGAATTTAACATCTATGTCAATGGAAAGTCCTTGTTGGATGAGCCTTATTCTCCAAAGTATCTCCAGACAGAAACTCATGAGTTACGAATAGATGTTAGATCAAATTATACTGTCTCTCTAAATAGGACAAAGAATTCTACACTTCCTCCTCTCTTGAATGCGATCGAGCTATACACGATCAAGCAAGCATTCAAATCTCAGACTAATGATGAAGACG TTGGTGGTATTATGGGGATAAAGTCAACATACAAAGTGTTGAAGAACAACAACTGGCAAGGAGACCCTTGTGGCCCTCCACCATTTTTTTGGGATGGGATCATTTGCAGCTACAAAGGCTTTAATCCACCCCAAATCATTTCATT GAACTTGTCTTCAAGTGGGTTGAGCGGGGAGATATCTCCTTTCATCCAGAACCTCACCTCATTGAAAACTTTGTAT GAATTTAAAGGGAAACAACTTGACATGTCCAATGCCATTGTTACTTCAAGCAAAGATAAAGAATTTAAG GGAAATTCGACGACGACAACAACACCAAGAAAGAAGAGAAGTGGAAGTCATACTGTTATTGTAGTAATTGCTGCTTCTGTTGGTGGCTTTTTCTTCTTGCTTTTAGCTGCTTCGATTATCTTTTATTGCATCAGAAGGAAAAGAAAGCagtcaacaacaacaaccattG TGCAAAGCTCAACAATTAGCAGCAGGCAGAGCCATGACAAAGACTTGATCAGTTCTAACATTGAGCTCAAGAACTGTCAATTCAGTTActctgaaattttgaaaatcacaAACAACTTCCAGAGGGTTCTTGGCAAAGGGGGGTTTGGAACAGTCTATCAGGGTTATGTCGGAAACACACCGGTTGCTGTAAAGATGATTTCTCTGTCATCCACAAAAGGGTACAAGCAATTTCAAGCCGAg GCTAAGTTCTTGGTGAGTGTTAACCATAAGAATTTGACTTCTGTCCTCGGTTATTGCGACCAAGATGATAAAATGGGACTTGTCTACGAGTTCATGGAAAAAGGAAATCTAGAAACTAATTTATCAG AGAGAAGCTCACAAATATTGAATTGGGAGGAAAGACTTCAAATAGCAGTTGGTGCAGCACAAG gGTTGGAGTATTTACACAATGGTTGTAAGCCAATGATAATCCACAGAGATGTTAAGTCTTCAAACATCTTACTAAACGGTAAATTTGAAGCAAAGTTGGTTGATTTTGGTTTATCGAAGACAATCCCTGTAGATGAAAGCAATCACGTCTCGACTGTTGTTGTTGGGACTCCTGGTTACAATGATCCCGA tttttttgctaaaagCCAGTATCTTTTGTTTGCGCACTATAATAAGTTTTCATATATGTTAATTGATTTCCTTGTTTCTAGGTACATAGTCACAAACAGGCTGACCGAAAAGAGTGATGTATACAGTTTTGGAATCGTCCTCTTGGAGATACTAACAGGAAAGCCAGCAGTGTTGAGAAATCAAGAAAATGCGCATATAATTATATGGGTGGGTGCAATGATATCAACAGGGGATGCTACACAGATTGCTGATCAAAGGCTAAGGGAAAATTTTGACACAAATTGTTTTTGGAAACTTGTGGAATTGGCAATGGCTTGTGTTTCGCGAGAATCAGTGAGGAGGCCAAACATGACTCAAGTTGTAATGGAGCTAAAGGAGTGTTTGGCAAGCGAGATAGCTCGTCATAACACAATATCAAGGGGTTCGATGAGTGGCGGTTTTAAGTCCATTGGGGCCGCAAGTGATGGAATGGGTCCTCTTGCAAGGTAA